The Bacillus carboniphilus genome contains a region encoding:
- a CDS encoding 4Fe-4S dicluster domain-containing protein, translating to MNKIMYLEFERCIGCRACQAACRECGDHDAKERNYVEYVDFTESRQTYPMLCMQCKDPACARVCPANAIQITDDGVVLSAMEEKCIGCRNCTFGCPFGIPKFDFEENKMYKCDMCYDRSKHDIAPMCASVCPSDAIRFIDFDEMQQLRRRRTQMNLVEGKKPQEGNKWDYVPEFFGVYTD from the coding sequence ATGAATAAAATCATGTATTTAGAGTTTGAACGTTGTATAGGATGTCGTGCTTGCCAAGCTGCTTGTAGGGAATGTGGTGACCATGATGCAAAAGAACGTAATTATGTGGAATATGTCGATTTTACTGAAAGTCGTCAAACGTATCCAATGTTATGTATGCAATGTAAAGACCCGGCATGTGCTAGAGTTTGTCCTGCTAATGCGATTCAAATAACAGATGATGGCGTTGTATTATCAGCAATGGAGGAAAAATGTATCGGCTGTCGTAATTGTACGTTTGGCTGTCCATTCGGTATTCCTAAGTTCGACTTTGAAGAAAACAAAATGTATAAGTGTGATATGTGTTATGACCGTTCAAAACACGATATTGCGCCTATGTGTGCGTCCGTTTGTCCAAGTGATGCGATTCGTTTTATCGATTTTGATGAAATGCAACAACTTCGAAGAAGAAGAACACAAATGAACTTAGTAGAGGGGAAGAAACCGCAAGAAGGTAATAAATGGGATTATGTTCCTGAATTCTTTGGTGTTTACACAGATTAA
- a CDS encoding MFS transporter, whose protein sequence is MKLFDQSFYSKTSKIAFFVVLFLLFTVWISTERFLQFDFALMGYFISSIIFAIGLTIRMSAWLVRPATQQVIKRSMGNLKNRERKKRNIRSILKTAFDNIILQKFIFKRGVYRGVQHILIAWGCIGSFIITFGLTFGWMRFDMVNSQTYALVLFGFKTFQMNADGLFAELVYNGLNITAIMVLIGVCMALARRIKNEDVKVTQRAEFDLFPLYLLLSVTVTGLLLTVSYALLDGYMHHYLTLIHQVTVVILLIYFPFGKLFHFPVRPLATAVPLNYQEEWKIDTKPCKRCNTPYSSDDQVLDVQAILKEQKIDLQLSDGSFLSDYCPSCRRRIRVLKQLNMEDGSEEKLNPISTMNGIHLSGFSAERRDEYYDFSDEVKEQIDKYKQVGGEKQ, encoded by the coding sequence ATGAAGCTATTTGACCAATCTTTTTATTCAAAAACGAGTAAAATTGCATTTTTTGTCGTCCTGTTTTTGTTATTTACAGTGTGGATAAGTACAGAAAGGTTTCTCCAGTTTGATTTTGCCTTAATGGGATATTTTATCTCGTCTATAATTTTTGCTATTGGCTTAACCATTAGAATGAGTGCTTGGCTAGTTAGACCAGCGACACAACAAGTAATCAAAAGGAGTATGGGAAATTTAAAGAACAGGGAGCGTAAGAAAAGAAATATCCGGTCTATACTTAAAACCGCATTCGATAATATCATTCTCCAAAAATTCATATTTAAAAGAGGGGTTTACCGTGGTGTACAGCATATCTTAATTGCTTGGGGGTGTATTGGTTCATTTATTATCACGTTTGGATTAACGTTTGGTTGGATGCGTTTTGATATGGTTAATTCACAAACATATGCACTTGTCTTATTTGGTTTTAAAACCTTCCAAATGAATGCAGACGGTTTATTTGCAGAATTAGTCTACAACGGTTTGAATATAACAGCAATCATGGTATTAATCGGTGTTTGTATGGCTCTAGCTAGAAGAATTAAAAACGAGGATGTGAAAGTAACACAACGGGCAGAATTTGATTTGTTTCCACTTTATTTATTGTTATCTGTTACAGTTACAGGCCTTTTATTAACGGTATCGTATGCATTGCTAGATGGCTATATGCATCACTACTTAACCCTCATTCATCAAGTGACAGTGGTAATCTTATTAATTTATTTCCCTTTTGGGAAGTTGTTCCATTTTCCAGTGAGACCTTTAGCTACAGCAGTTCCTTTGAACTATCAAGAAGAGTGGAAAATTGATACGAAGCCTTGTAAACGTTGCAATACACCGTATAGCTCAGATGACCAAGTTTTAGATGTTCAAGCAATTTTAAAAGAACAAAAGATTGATCTGCAACTTTCAGATGGCAGTTTCTTATCGGACTATTGTCCAAGTTGTCGGAGGCGGATTCGGGTATTAAAGCAGCTTAACATGGAGGATGGTAGTGAGGAGAAATTAAACCCAATCTCAACCATGAATGGAATCCACCTATCAGGGTTTAGTGCAGAAAGAAGGGATGAATATTATGATTTCTCAGATGAAGTTAAAGAGCAAATAGATAAATATAAACAGGTGGGGGGAGAAAAACAATGA
- a CDS encoding Rieske 2Fe-2S domain-containing protein — protein MINLIDNLSRADDLKFNRRSFLKSAVGASVTLGLATLPFSTLAFQIKGEKGDRTFICKLAEVKKNSSVNFNYPDESEPAILIHTKDGELKAYNSKCTHLQCPVFYEKEEETLVCPCHKGYFNLSSGQPMAGPPQRELPLIELEVQDGNVYAIGRKVRHG, from the coding sequence ATGATCAATCTTATCGATAATTTAAGTAGAGCTGATGATTTAAAGTTTAACCGCCGCAGCTTTTTGAAATCAGCTGTAGGAGCATCTGTCACTCTTGGATTAGCTACTCTTCCATTTTCGACATTAGCCTTCCAGATAAAGGGAGAGAAGGGTGATCGAACATTTATATGTAAATTGGCAGAAGTTAAGAAAAACAGTAGTGTGAATTTTAACTACCCTGATGAAAGTGAACCAGCAATTTTAATTCATACAAAAGACGGTGAATTAAAAGCCTATAATAGTAAGTGTACCCATTTACAATGTCCAGTATTTTATGAAAAGGAAGAAGAAACGTTAGTATGTCCTTGCCATAAAGGGTATTTTAATTTATCAAGTGGTCAACCTATGGCAGGGCCACCTCAACGGGAGTTACCTTTAATTGAGCTGGAAGTTCAAGATGGGAACGTCTACGCAATTGGAAGGAAAGTTCGCCATGGATAA